One window of the Novipirellula caenicola genome contains the following:
- a CDS encoding chorismate synthase, with the protein MEILGGPYFSVAGAGESHGPAVTTIVFGCPPGQMIRRADVQKYLDRRRPGGNKHGTPRNEKDKVVFLSGLFQNDTDQLLGGGKVTVQLDGDSFESEAYEQGYTTGEPIAAMVLSTSKKSGDYTQFAGPTGEVRPGHTDLVKFHKSAGFVDVRGGGRSSYRATISDVVGGSIARILLAEKFGTVILSSISQVGPLKAKQSLADRVAELMQDGQRQPVAADAIRKLEDSLTSATIHSIDPEFADEAGELIKQTRMKGDSLGAMVEVVAVNVPPLLGDPLYQSLKVRLMGALGGLNAVQSCEVGAGRDVVQRLGSDNNDPIRSSGYVRNSHGGMIGGITTGMPLVMQVGFKPTSTINQPQESVRKNFEEIEFELVKGRHDPCVGVRAGVTLESRVAIELVNAAMSHQASQLSSDLSRLF; encoded by the coding sequence ATGGAAATCTTAGGCGGTCCTTACTTCAGCGTTGCCGGTGCGGGCGAATCGCATGGTCCTGCCGTGACGACCATCGTGTTCGGCTGCCCTCCGGGCCAGATGATTCGCCGCGCCGATGTCCAAAAATACCTCGACCGGCGACGTCCCGGCGGAAACAAGCACGGGACGCCTCGCAACGAAAAAGACAAGGTCGTTTTCTTGTCGGGACTTTTCCAAAACGACACCGACCAATTGCTGGGCGGCGGCAAGGTCACGGTTCAACTCGATGGCGATTCCTTTGAAAGCGAAGCGTACGAGCAGGGCTACACCACCGGCGAACCGATCGCCGCAATGGTGCTTTCGACCTCGAAAAAATCAGGCGATTACACTCAGTTTGCCGGTCCGACAGGCGAGGTCCGGCCGGGGCACACCGATCTGGTCAAATTCCACAAATCGGCTGGTTTTGTCGACGTCCGCGGCGGCGGTCGATCCAGCTATCGAGCGACGATCTCGGATGTGGTGGGTGGCTCGATCGCCCGCATCCTGTTGGCCGAAAAATTTGGCACCGTGATCCTATCGTCCATCTCGCAAGTCGGACCGCTGAAGGCAAAACAGAGCTTGGCGGATCGCGTGGCCGAGTTGATGCAGGATGGTCAACGGCAACCAGTCGCGGCCGATGCGATTCGCAAACTCGAAGATTCGTTGACTTCGGCGACCATCCACTCGATCGATCCGGAGTTTGCCGACGAAGCGGGTGAATTGATCAAACAGACGCGGATGAAGGGCGATTCGCTCGGCGCGATGGTCGAAGTCGTTGCGGTCAACGTGCCGCCGTTGTTGGGTGACCCGCTTTACCAGAGCTTGAAAGTCCGCTTGATGGGTGCCCTAGGCGGGCTGAATGCCGTGCAGTCATGCGAGGTCGGCGCCGGACGGGATGTGGTCCAGCGACTCGGCAGCGACAATAACGACCCGATCCGCAGCAGCGGCTATGTCCGCAACAGCCACGGTGGCATGATCGGCGGGATCACCACCGGAATGCCGCTGGTCATGCAAGTCGGATTCAAACCCACCTCGACGATCAATCAGCCGCAAGAATCGGTCCGCAAGAATTTTGAAGAAATTGAGTTTGAACTGGTCAAAGGACGGCATGACCCGTGTGTTGGCGTGCGGGCCGGCGTGACGCTCGAATCGCGAGTGGCAATCGAGTTGGTGAACGCCGCGATGTCGCACCAAGCCAGTCAATTGTCGAGTGACCTTTCGCGGCTGTTTTAG
- a CDS encoding sulfatase-like hydrolase/transferase, whose amino-acid sequence MHPHHLTRIVLIGVSILAALTRTQHAEAEPTRPNILWITSEDNGPHLGCYGDTYADTPHLDALASKSLRFRHCWSNAPVCAPARTTIISGMHATSLGGHHMRSGVRLPDDMKLYPQLLREAGYYCTNHAKTDYNFANGDAGWQKGSGKSPWRNRPSDTTPFMSVINFTISHESQIRKRPHTLVHDPAKAPLPKYHPDTPESRHDWAQYYDKVTEMDKMVGGVLQDLEKDGLADSTIIFYYGDHGSGMPRSKRWPFDSGLRVPLLVHVPEQFRSLAPKHYAPGGESTQLVSFVDLAPTVISLAGVKPPSNMQGVPFAGEFAGAEKPYLFGWRGRMDERIDMVRSCTDGRYVYMRHFYPDRPYLKHVDYMFQTPTTRVWKQMFDEGKLNEDQAKFWQPKPVEELFDLQSDPDEVKNLADDAAHADRVSMMRDAVHRWMVETGDLGLFPEAEMHRVVAEDESPREYALNHPELMTRLAQTALDSTDVHSDLSTEKMIELASDEDAVIRFWAVRGLGLRHADTPAATEAVQRAMNDESPSVAIAACEAIQVIGGKADQQAATERLLELANVERVGHFAAIEALNVIDMGAPLDAKLKKQIAALPRSLKKPPPRVGKYVGRLIDDMSVATP is encoded by the coding sequence ATGCACCCCCACCACTTGACTCGTATCGTGCTGATCGGCGTCAGCATCTTGGCGGCCCTGACGAGAACACAACATGCTGAGGCGGAGCCGACGCGGCCCAACATTCTATGGATTACGAGTGAAGACAACGGACCGCACCTGGGGTGTTACGGCGACACCTACGCCGACACGCCTCACCTTGATGCGTTGGCGTCCAAGTCGCTGCGGTTTCGCCACTGCTGGTCCAACGCGCCGGTCTGCGCCCCAGCCCGCACGACCATCATTTCAGGGATGCATGCCACCAGTCTCGGTGGACACCATATGCGAAGCGGAGTTCGCTTACCCGACGACATGAAGCTGTACCCGCAACTGCTTCGCGAGGCGGGTTATTACTGCACCAACCACGCCAAAACCGATTACAACTTTGCTAACGGAGACGCGGGTTGGCAAAAGGGGAGTGGCAAATCGCCTTGGCGAAATCGCCCGTCCGATACAACGCCGTTTATGTCGGTGATCAATTTTACGATCAGCCACGAAAGCCAGATTCGCAAGCGTCCGCACACGTTGGTCCACGACCCTGCCAAGGCGCCGCTGCCGAAATACCATCCCGATACACCTGAGTCGCGTCATGACTGGGCTCAGTACTACGACAAGGTAACCGAGATGGACAAGATGGTTGGCGGTGTGCTGCAAGACCTGGAAAAGGATGGGCTCGCCGATTCGACGATCATTTTTTATTACGGTGACCACGGCAGCGGAATGCCGCGTAGCAAACGATGGCCCTTCGATTCAGGTTTGCGTGTACCGTTGTTGGTCCATGTGCCTGAACAATTTCGTTCGCTTGCCCCCAAGCATTATGCCCCCGGTGGCGAGTCGACTCAGTTGGTCTCGTTCGTCGATCTCGCCCCGACCGTGATCAGTTTGGCGGGAGTCAAACCGCCGTCGAACATGCAAGGCGTTCCGTTCGCAGGCGAGTTTGCGGGTGCTGAAAAACCGTATTTGTTCGGATGGCGTGGGCGAATGGACGAGCGAATCGACATGGTCCGCAGTTGTACCGATGGTCGTTACGTTTACATGCGACATTTCTATCCCGATCGCCCTTACTTGAAACACGTTGACTACATGTTCCAAACGCCCACGACGCGGGTTTGGAAACAGATGTTCGACGAAGGCAAATTGAACGAGGATCAAGCAAAGTTCTGGCAGCCAAAACCGGTCGAAGAATTGTTTGATTTGCAAAGTGATCCCGATGAAGTCAAAAACCTTGCGGACGACGCAGCGCACGCGGATCGCGTTAGCATGATGCGTGATGCGGTTCATCGCTGGATGGTGGAAACTGGCGATCTGGGGTTGTTCCCCGAGGCCGAGATGCACCGCGTTGTCGCCGAGGATGAATCGCCTCGCGAATATGCCTTGAATCATCCTGAACTGATGACGCGACTCGCACAAACCGCCCTCGATTCAACCGATGTCCACAGTGACTTGAGCACTGAAAAAATGATCGAGCTAGCGTCCGACGAGGATGCGGTGATTCGCTTTTGGGCTGTCCGCGGTTTAGGACTTCGCCACGCCGACACCCCGGCTGCGACCGAGGCCGTTCAACGAGCGATGAACGATGAATCGCCCAGCGTCGCGATCGCCGCGTGTGAAGCAATCCAGGTCATTGGAGGCAAAGCGGACCAGCAAGCGGCAACCGAGCGACTACTGGAGCTTGCCAATGTGGAAAGGGTAGGGCATTTCGCCGCCATCGAAGCGTTGAACGTAATCGACATGGGAGCTCCGCTTGATGCGAAGCTGAAAAAGCAGATCGCAGCGTTGCCACGATCTTTGAAAAAGCCACCTCCACGCGTTGGCAAGTACGTCGGCCGATTGATCGACGACATGAGCGTGGCAACGCCATAG
- the folP gene encoding dihydropteroate synthase, whose amino-acid sequence MGILNVTPDSFSDGGRHQCVDVAVDVALQMQSDGAAIIDIGGESTRPYSDAVDCQEEITRVIPVIEKLKSSGQLTIPISIDTSKAEVARRALDAGAEIINDVTGLEGDPAMAAIASERGVGVCVMHMQGTPQTMQNDPSYDDVVGEIEAYLRERLRWCERSGIRRDRVCLDPGIGFGKTHEHNLMLLRATRRFVQLGSPLLIGHSRKGFIGHRIGDKNADRTAGTLGVSLAMAVAGAQVIRVHDVKPTVDALMLFEASGGLD is encoded by the coding sequence ATGGGGATTTTGAACGTCACTCCCGACAGTTTTTCTGACGGAGGACGACATCAATGTGTTGACGTTGCCGTCGACGTGGCGCTGCAGATGCAGTCCGACGGGGCCGCGATCATTGATATTGGTGGCGAAAGCACACGCCCCTACAGCGACGCGGTCGATTGCCAAGAAGAGATCACGCGTGTGATCCCGGTGATCGAGAAACTAAAATCATCGGGGCAGCTCACGATCCCGATCAGCATTGATACGTCCAAGGCCGAAGTGGCCCGTCGGGCGCTGGATGCCGGTGCCGAGATCATCAACGACGTGACGGGACTCGAAGGCGATCCGGCGATGGCCGCGATTGCGAGCGAACGCGGGGTCGGGGTCTGCGTGATGCACATGCAGGGCACCCCACAAACGATGCAGAACGATCCAAGCTACGACGATGTCGTCGGCGAAATCGAAGCCTACCTTCGCGAGCGTCTGCGTTGGTGCGAGCGGAGCGGAATCCGCCGCGACCGAGTGTGTTTGGATCCTGGGATCGGTTTCGGCAAGACACACGAGCACAACTTGATGCTGCTGCGTGCAACCCGTCGATTCGTCCAACTCGGTTCGCCGTTATTGATCGGGCATTCACGCAAAGGTTTCATCGGACATCGGATCGGCGACAAAAATGCCGACCGTACCGCAGGCACGCTAGGAGTTTCCTTAGCGATGGCAGTAGCGGGAGCGCAAGTGATCCGCGTGCACGACGTCAAACCAACCGTGGATGCCCTGATGCTTTTCGAAGCCTCGGGCGGCCTCGATTAA
- the lptE gene encoding LPS assembly lipoprotein LptE has product MNGIVKSIDAIVRSTLLLTISLSFVGGCSLYQYGPSSLYRSDIRTVHVPIVRNETFRHDLGPRLSLAIVTEIESRTPFKVVSDPAADSTLLVVLTSENKNVLTETSSDDPRALDATLTARADWVSRRGEKLFQNTVTPQSGSVISFSQDSRFVPEAGQSIDTAMQATIEKLAQRIVSQMELRW; this is encoded by the coding sequence GTGAATGGAATCGTCAAATCTATCGACGCGATTGTTCGCAGCACTTTGTTGCTAACCATTTCGCTATCGTTCGTCGGCGGATGTTCGCTGTATCAGTACGGCCCCTCGTCGCTGTATCGATCGGATATTCGCACGGTGCATGTCCCGATCGTTCGTAACGAAACGTTCCGTCACGATCTAGGACCGCGATTGTCATTGGCCATCGTGACCGAGATCGAAAGTCGCACGCCATTTAAAGTCGTCTCGGACCCGGCAGCCGACAGCACACTGTTGGTGGTCTTGACCAGCGAAAACAAAAATGTGCTGACCGAAACCAGTTCGGATGACCCTCGTGCACTCGATGCCACGCTGACCGCACGAGCGGATTGGGTCAGCCGCCGAGGTGAGAAACTGTTCCAAAACACCGTGACCCCGCAAAGCGGTTCGGTGATCTCGTTCAGCCAAGACTCGCGATTTGTCCCCGAAGCGGGCCAGTCGATTGATACCGCGATGCAGGCGACAATCGAGAAACTTGCTCAGCGAATTGTTTCTCAGATGGAACTTCGTTGGTAA